A genomic region of Catalinimonas niigatensis contains the following coding sequences:
- a CDS encoding ankyrin repeat domain-containing protein, whose amino-acid sequence MMDFFELIRLGKIEDIKQIVAADKRALEMKDPKGFSPLVLASYNEQYEITRYLLEAGADVNARDAAGNTALMGICFKGHKEIAELLITYGADVNARNLHGATALIYAATFGHKEIAKMLLENEADKTIKDAKGNTAYMYATLKGAPDLAEMLVV is encoded by the coding sequence ATGATGGATTTTTTTGAATTAATCAGGTTAGGAAAGATAGAAGATATCAAACAGATCGTAGCCGCAGATAAGCGTGCCCTTGAAATGAAAGATCCCAAAGGATTTTCTCCCCTTGTTTTGGCAAGTTACAATGAGCAATATGAGATTACCAGATACTTGTTGGAAGCTGGAGCAGATGTTAATGCCAGAGATGCGGCAGGTAATACTGCTCTGATGGGTATTTGTTTTAAAGGCCATAAGGAAATCGCTGAACTACTTATTACTTATGGAGCAGATGTCAATGCCCGCAATCTGCATGGAGCAACTGCGCTTATCTACGCTGCCACATTTGGGCACAAAGAGATTGCCAAAATGCTGCTTGAAAATGAGGCAGATAAAACAATTAAAGACGCAAAAGGAAATACAGCTTATATGTATGCCACGCTTAAGGGAGCACCTGATTTGGCCGAAATGCTGGTTGTGTAA
- a CDS encoding SDR family oxidoreductase, whose product MNILVAGSHGKTGLQIVELLVEREHNVLAMIRNDAQSDEMQKLGATPFVANLEGDVEFAVEGAEAVIFAAGSGPDTGEDKTWAIDRDGAIKLIESCERNGVARFILLSSVGTDAPDQGPEKLQTYLKAKAESEKRLKRSNLNYTIVRPGMLNDDPESNHIIVQESLRDKRGQISRADVALSIVEALENTHTYRKTFEIIGGGNMEIEKALNTL is encoded by the coding sequence ATGAATATTTTAGTCGCTGGATCTCACGGCAAAACCGGTTTACAAATCGTAGAACTTTTGGTGGAGAGAGAACATAATGTACTGGCAATGATCCGAAATGATGCTCAGTCGGATGAAATGCAGAAACTGGGAGCAACTCCCTTTGTGGCTAATCTGGAAGGTGATGTAGAATTTGCCGTAGAAGGTGCTGAAGCAGTAATTTTTGCGGCAGGTTCAGGACCTGATACCGGAGAAGATAAAACGTGGGCTATTGACCGCGATGGGGCGATTAAGTTGATAGAGTCATGCGAAAGAAATGGGGTAGCAAGGTTTATTTTGCTTAGCTCAGTAGGTACCGATGCCCCCGATCAGGGACCTGAAAAGTTGCAAACTTACCTGAAAGCCAAAGCAGAATCTGAAAAGAGACTAAAAAGAAGCAATCTTAATTATACCATTGTACGCCCGGGTATGCTCAATGATGATCCTGAAAGTAATCATATCATTGTACAGGAAAGTTTGCGCGATAAAAGAGGGCAGATTTCGCGGGCAGATGTGGCCCTTTCAATTGTAGAAGCATTGGAAAACACCCATACTTACCGTAAAACCTTTGAGATCATTGGCGGAGGTAATATGGAAATAGAAAAAGCTTTGAATACATTGTAA
- a CDS encoding ATP-binding cassette domain-containing protein, translating into MIRIENVSLSYGKQSVIRDLSLEIPEASVHGLVGLNGSGKTTLIKALYGLKSLDKGKLRFRDEPLQRKDIAYLETDPFFYSNITGREYLRLFCLKNKTFNLEGWNNLFELPLDRFIEEYSTGMKKKLAFMGIIALKRTIMILDEPFNGIDLETTQKLKIIIKALREKGKTILLTSHILESLTSICDAISYLQDQRISYTFEREEFAGMENKIFKNFNTENESIVRRLME; encoded by the coding sequence ATGATTCGTATTGAAAATGTGAGCCTGAGCTATGGCAAGCAGTCAGTTATACGGGATTTATCTCTGGAAATTCCCGAGGCCAGCGTGCATGGTCTGGTGGGATTGAACGGTTCCGGGAAAACTACCCTGATCAAAGCCCTCTACGGCCTGAAAAGCCTGGACAAAGGCAAGTTAAGATTTCGTGACGAACCCCTGCAAAGAAAAGACATTGCTTATCTGGAGACAGATCCTTTTTTCTATTCCAACATCACGGGAAGGGAATATCTTCGTCTGTTTTGCCTCAAAAACAAAACTTTTAACCTGGAAGGCTGGAACAACCTGTTTGAATTGCCCCTGGATCGTTTCATTGAAGAATACTCCACCGGGATGAAAAAGAAGCTGGCCTTTATGGGAATCATCGCTCTTAAACGGACCATCATGATATTGGATGAGCCTTTTAATGGGATTGATCTGGAAACCACACAAAAACTAAAAATTATCATCAAAGCGCTGCGCGAGAAAGGGAAGACCATTCTGCTTACTTCTCATATATTGGAATCTCTGACTTCCATTTGTGATGCCATCAGCTACCTACAGGACCAAAGGATCAGTTATACGTTTGAGCGGGAAGAATTTGCCGGTATGGAAAACAAAATTTTCAAAAACTTCAATACTGAAAATGAAAGCATCGTCAGAAGGCTGATGGAATAG
- a CDS encoding hypervirulence associated TUDOR domain-containing protein produces the protein MSRMKEGTTVKWKWGDSFAYGKVKSVFTEKTTRKIKGTEVTRNGTEDNPALYIEQEDGDHVLKLKSETEKA, from the coding sequence ATGAGCAGGATGAAAGAAGGAACAACAGTAAAATGGAAGTGGGGAGACAGCTTTGCCTATGGCAAGGTCAAAAGCGTATTTACCGAGAAGACTACCCGCAAGATCAAAGGAACTGAAGTAACCAGAAATGGAACTGAAGATAATCCGGCGCTTTACATTGAGCAGGAAGATGGTGACCATGTGCTGAAACTCAAAAGTGAAACAGAGAAAGCCTGA
- a CDS encoding PAS domain-containing protein: MPKKENSSLKEILAKKDGFMAGGGEMGERTRAYDWSKSSLGPVSSWPQSLRTTISIILNARFPMFLWWGEDLIQFYNDAYRPSLGNKGKHPKALGQRGEECWPEIWPVIKPMIDQVRSGGEATWSEDQLIPIYRNGKMEDVYWTFGYSPVNDESGKVGGVLVICNETTDKVKKVKELELSDHRFQNLVREATVGMVVLSGEEMRVEVVNDTYSRLINRTSEEIMGKPLFSIIPETEDPFRPMLEKVLLTGEPLNLYDYPYFVYTDGDKREGYLNVVYQPYKEPDGRITGVMALCHDVTEQVRDRKKIEQSEQQIRSFVESASFPIGVYTGREMRIQFANQAILDVWGKGNDVIGKLYAEVLPELSNQEIFEQLDRVFTTGIPFHAKNQRVDLEVDGKLVHYYFNYSFTPLYDSEGKVYGVMNTAADITDLAIARKNIEESELFARSVIENSPVAQVVFIGEEMKLSMVNEKMLKILGRDKSILGKPFLEAIPEFRNTQLMNRLKLVFNTGETYYQPEERLEIIRYGQPYTGYYNYTYQALTNTSGEIYSVICTGLEVTEQVEARKKIEQAEAQTRSSAERLQLALDAGRLGSYELMLESGVIHCTPLCKQNFGLSEDDPFNYEKLISLILPADRDSMQRAVEKAITENSTYNAEYRVKWPESSIHWIKASGKVIYDELNKPIKIIGVTLDISEHKNFTEALELKNDQLMRINNDLDNFIYTASHDLKSPISNIEGLLQALMRNLSPEALESNLVQRISGMMQESVERFKRTIANLTDVVRLQKENSSDAVMVNLSQVIEEIILDLDTMIQDSGAWVELDIKDCRVIRFSEKNLRSVVYNLLSNAIKYCSPERTPQILIQCKRIDEYDLLSVQDNGLGMENKRMNQLFTMFKRFHVHVEGTGIGLYMVKKMVENAGGKIEVESQLGVGTRFLIYFPH, from the coding sequence ATGCCTAAAAAAGAAAATTCAAGCCTTAAAGAAATACTTGCAAAGAAGGATGGCTTTATGGCTGGGGGGGGAGAAATGGGTGAGCGCACGCGAGCCTATGATTGGTCAAAATCATCTCTTGGTCCGGTAAGTAGCTGGCCTCAGAGCTTACGGACTACCATTAGCATTATACTCAATGCCAGATTTCCCATGTTTCTTTGGTGGGGAGAAGACTTGATACAGTTTTACAATGATGCCTACCGGCCAAGCCTGGGTAATAAAGGAAAACATCCTAAAGCATTGGGGCAGAGGGGCGAAGAGTGCTGGCCTGAAATCTGGCCTGTCATCAAGCCTATGATAGATCAGGTACGCTCCGGTGGTGAAGCTACCTGGAGTGAAGATCAGCTCATTCCTATCTATCGTAATGGTAAGATGGAAGATGTATACTGGACTTTTGGTTATAGCCCGGTTAATGATGAGAGCGGAAAAGTCGGGGGGGTGCTGGTGATCTGTAACGAAACTACCGATAAAGTAAAAAAAGTAAAGGAGCTTGAACTTTCTGATCATCGCTTTCAAAACCTGGTGCGTGAAGCCACGGTAGGCATGGTTGTGTTGAGCGGTGAAGAGATGCGGGTAGAAGTGGTAAATGACACCTACAGCCGATTGATAAACCGTACCTCTGAGGAGATAATGGGCAAGCCACTGTTCAGCATTATACCAGAGACTGAAGATCCTTTTCGTCCCATGCTGGAGAAGGTACTCCTCACAGGAGAACCTCTTAATCTCTATGATTATCCTTATTTTGTATATACTGATGGAGATAAGAGAGAGGGCTATCTCAATGTAGTGTATCAGCCCTATAAGGAACCCGATGGTCGCATTACCGGCGTGATGGCTCTCTGCCATGACGTTACCGAACAGGTACGTGACCGTAAAAAAATAGAACAAAGCGAGCAGCAAATTCGCTCCTTTGTTGAAAGTGCCTCTTTTCCCATTGGCGTGTATACAGGCAGAGAAATGCGGATTCAGTTTGCCAACCAGGCTATATTAGATGTATGGGGTAAGGGCAATGATGTAATTGGTAAATTATATGCCGAAGTATTACCTGAGTTAAGTAATCAGGAAATATTTGAGCAGCTTGATCGTGTATTTACTACTGGCATTCCTTTTCATGCCAAAAACCAGCGGGTAGACTTAGAGGTTGATGGTAAGCTGGTCCATTATTACTTCAACTATAGTTTTACACCACTGTATGATTCAGAAGGCAAGGTATATGGTGTCATGAATACAGCGGCTGATATCACGGACCTTGCCATTGCCAGAAAAAATATAGAAGAAAGTGAGCTTTTTGCCCGTAGTGTGATAGAAAATTCTCCGGTAGCCCAGGTGGTTTTTATTGGAGAAGAGATGAAGCTGAGTATGGTCAATGAAAAGATGCTGAAAATACTTGGCCGTGACAAATCCATTCTGGGTAAACCGTTTTTGGAAGCCATTCCGGAATTTAGGAATACTCAGTTGATGAACCGGCTTAAACTAGTCTTTAACACTGGTGAAACCTATTATCAGCCCGAAGAAAGACTTGAAATCATACGCTATGGCCAACCCTATACTGGCTACTATAATTATACCTATCAGGCATTGACCAATACATCAGGAGAAATTTACTCGGTGATCTGTACCGGCCTGGAAGTAACCGAACAAGTGGAGGCAAGAAAAAAGATTGAACAGGCAGAAGCGCAAACCCGAAGCTCCGCAGAACGTTTGCAACTCGCTTTAGACGCCGGTAGGCTTGGCTCCTACGAACTCATGCTTGAAAGTGGTGTGATTCACTGTACACCTCTATGTAAGCAAAATTTTGGGCTTTCGGAAGATGACCCATTCAACTATGAAAAGTTGATTTCCCTCATCCTTCCTGCTGACAGAGACTCTATGCAACGGGCAGTAGAGAAAGCCATTACCGAAAATAGTACTTACAATGCTGAATACAGAGTAAAATGGCCGGAAAGTAGTATTCACTGGATCAAGGCATCAGGTAAGGTGATCTATGATGAACTAAACAAACCCATAAAAATCATTGGTGTTACACTGGATATCAGTGAGCACAAAAACTTTACAGAAGCATTAGAATTAAAGAATGATCAACTGATGAGGATCAATAATGATCTTGACAATTTTATCTATACCGCCTCCCACGATCTGAAATCTCCCATCTCCAATATTGAAGGTCTCTTACAGGCTCTAATGCGTAATCTCTCTCCTGAAGCACTGGAATCAAATCTGGTACAACGTATTTCAGGCATGATGCAGGAATCCGTAGAACGTTTCAAAAGAACGATAGCTAACCTTACTGACGTAGTCAGGTTACAAAAGGAAAACAGCAGCGATGCGGTCATGGTCAACCTCTCTCAGGTAATAGAGGAAATCATCCTGGATTTAGACACGATGATTCAGGATTCCGGTGCCTGGGTGGAACTAGATATCAAGGATTGCCGTGTTATCCGATTTTCGGAAAAAAACCTCCGCTCAGTGGTCTACAACTTGCTTTCCAATGCTATTAAGTATTGCTCTCCTGAGCGGACGCCACAGATATTGATCCAATGTAAAAGAATTGATGAATATGACCTGCTGTCGGTACAAGACAATGGTCTGGGTATGGAAAATAAACGTATGAACCAATTATTTACCATGTTCAAACGTTTCCATGTCCATGTGGAAGGCACCGGTATTGGCCTCTATATGGTTAAAAAAATGGTAGAAAATGCAGGTGGAAAGATAGAAGTGGAAAGCCAGTTAGGGGTAGGTACTCGTTTTCTTATCTACTTTCCTCATTAA
- a CDS encoding response regulator codes for MKKLSSILLVDDDETTNFVNQMLLEDMAVAQQVLVANNGKEALDLIRLQSDDVYLPELILLDINMPVMDGFEFLEAYEALALKHSVAIFVLTTSTNPGDIARLKETSINGFLNKPLTEEKVLHLLKQHGF; via the coding sequence ATGAAAAAACTTAGCAGTATATTGTTAGTGGATGACGATGAGACTACCAACTTCGTTAATCAAATGCTTCTGGAAGATATGGCTGTGGCTCAACAGGTGCTTGTTGCCAATAACGGCAAAGAAGCCCTGGATCTGATCCGGCTACAATCTGATGATGTATACTTGCCTGAACTGATCCTGCTTGACATCAACATGCCCGTAATGGATGGCTTTGAATTTCTGGAAGCCTACGAAGCCTTAGCCCTGAAGCATTCAGTCGCCATATTTGTACTCACTACCTCAACAAATCCGGGGGACATAGCTCGCCTCAAGGAAACTTCTATCAATGGTTTTTTGAACAAACCCCTTACTGAAGAAAAGGTGTTGCATTTGCTCAAACAGCATGGGTTTTAA
- a CDS encoding sugar phosphate isomerase/epimerase family protein: MDQLSEFARQSGIAIEVGTRGLIPDHLHLYLDIAEKLKSPILRMVVDASDYHPGKEDIIAIIRNHLPELEKRNIILAIENHDRLTARTFAEIIHKIGSDRVGICLDSVNSMGAGEGIESVVDRLGPLTVNLHIKDFSVQRVYHMMGFVIEGQPAGQGMLPIEEIVKKLESHQRCQSAILELWTPPEKTIDKTIAKEAKWAAESIDFLSQVIRNSP, encoded by the coding sequence TTGGATCAACTATCAGAATTTGCCAGGCAGTCGGGTATAGCAATAGAAGTGGGTACGCGGGGCTTGATACCTGATCATTTGCATCTCTATCTGGATATTGCTGAAAAGCTGAAGTCTCCTATCCTGAGAATGGTAGTGGATGCCAGCGACTACCATCCGGGTAAAGAGGATATTATAGCCATTATCAGAAACCACCTTCCGGAGTTAGAGAAGCGAAACATAATCCTTGCCATTGAAAATCATGATCGCTTAACTGCCCGAACTTTTGCAGAAATTATCCATAAGATAGGCAGTGACAGGGTAGGTATCTGTCTGGATTCGGTCAATTCTATGGGTGCCGGAGAAGGCATAGAGAGTGTGGTAGACAGGTTAGGACCGCTTACAGTCAACCTGCATATCAAGGATTTTAGTGTGCAGCGCGTATATCATATGATGGGCTTTGTTATTGAAGGTCAGCCTGCCGGGCAGGGGATGCTACCCATAGAAGAAATTGTCAAAAAGCTGGAAAGCCATCAACGTTGTCAGAGTGCTATTCTTGAGCTATGGACTCCACCTGAAAAAACAATAGATAAAACAATAGCAAAGGAAGCAAAGTGGGCGGCAGAAAGTATAGATTTCCTATCTCAAGTAATCAGAAACTCACCTTAA
- a CDS encoding FtsX-like permease family protein yields MFRTYLKFATRTFWKDKFYTLLNIIGLAIGIAVSIIILLYLQNDLTYDQHHVNHNQIYRLVTNVKGPGVEFHTASAAREMAPMLAEDYPEILSFVRIQGIGRTLVNVPEQGEESLYNEEDWARADSTLFHVFTHPFLEGNPRTALREKNSIVLTETLARKYFGDEEAVGKSLLLFDAKENFTVTGVIEDLPDNSHLKFEALLSDIQPREFATRDGEFVSEAIWNPDVYTYLMFPEGYHTADFFEKLPPFHEKYIKPFGDQVSSELWFYLEPLADVHFHSVQDGDQPQGNYAYVYAFGGIGLFILLLACINYMNMATARSGNRVKEIGMRKVLGSSRKALIFSFLGESILLSVIALLIALAMVAIVLYATPFNELIEKDLSLNLLENPLLLSGAIGISLLMGIVSGLYPAFYLPSLSALQSLKGAFKSSASGIALRKSLVVLQFTISIAVVICTLLMQDQIRYVRNQELGFNREHLMLVPIQDTLVQNQIPYIKNEMEQYEGVVSTTVSYSIPGLSVGNQVFQVEIDSNLTTQAFRTFFVGEDYLKTMDIPLLAGRDFHEGFAGDRDGKSFIINEAAARALGWYQPEQQGAKLEDALKGRLMFFHGEELGNVVGVVRDFNVSSLHNAIEPTIIIPAGREGGVFYMRLKGENLPETLEYIQEKWAAYDPNHPFEFSFLDERFDELYRADERQSELISILSGICLLISLLGILGLSAFTAEQRTKEIGVRKVMGASVPHIVYLLFKDVMILVVVASLLAAPIAYYLIERWLQDFAYRTDLNILLFVLAGLAALLVAFITMSFHSLKTARLNPVVSLRYE; encoded by the coding sequence ATGTTTCGTACCTATCTCAAGTTTGCCACTCGCACCTTTTGGAAAGACAAGTTTTATACCCTGCTCAATATCATCGGACTAGCCATTGGTATCGCCGTAAGTATCATCATTTTACTCTATCTGCAAAATGACCTCACCTACGACCAGCATCATGTTAACCATAATCAGATTTATCGTCTGGTCACCAATGTAAAAGGACCGGGGGTAGAGTTTCATACTGCCAGTGCCGCCCGTGAAATGGCACCCATGCTGGCAGAAGATTATCCTGAAATACTTTCCTTTGTACGCATTCAGGGGATAGGACGTACCCTGGTAAATGTACCTGAACAGGGCGAAGAAAGTTTGTACAACGAAGAAGACTGGGCTCGTGCTGATTCTACCTTATTCCATGTATTTACCCATCCTTTTCTGGAAGGCAATCCCAGGACTGCCCTCAGGGAAAAGAACAGCATTGTCCTGACCGAGACGCTGGCCAGAAAGTATTTTGGCGACGAAGAAGCAGTAGGTAAGTCACTGTTACTATTTGATGCCAAAGAAAACTTTACGGTCACTGGGGTGATTGAGGATTTACCGGATAATTCTCATCTTAAGTTTGAAGCATTACTATCTGATATTCAGCCTCGGGAGTTTGCTACCCGGGATGGTGAGTTTGTTTCGGAAGCCATCTGGAATCCTGATGTGTATACTTACCTGATGTTTCCTGAAGGTTACCATACCGCTGATTTTTTTGAGAAACTCCCCCCTTTCCATGAAAAGTATATCAAACCTTTTGGCGATCAGGTAAGCAGTGAGCTTTGGTTTTACCTGGAGCCTCTGGCGGATGTACATTTTCATTCCGTACAGGATGGTGACCAGCCGCAGGGTAACTATGCATATGTCTATGCCTTTGGTGGCATTGGTTTGTTTATCCTGCTGCTGGCCTGCATCAATTATATGAACATGGCTACCGCCCGTTCCGGAAACCGTGTCAAGGAAATCGGCATGCGCAAAGTTTTGGGTTCCAGCCGCAAGGCCCTGATCTTTTCTTTTCTGGGAGAATCCATTTTATTGTCTGTCATTGCCCTGCTGATCGCTTTGGCGATGGTAGCCATCGTTCTGTATGCCACGCCTTTCAACGAACTTATAGAAAAAGACCTTTCTCTCAATTTGCTGGAAAACCCTTTACTGCTGTCAGGAGCCATAGGCATTAGTCTGCTGATGGGAATAGTATCCGGCTTGTATCCGGCTTTCTACCTGCCTTCGCTGTCTGCCTTACAATCACTGAAAGGAGCGTTTAAGTCTTCCGCTTCAGGCATTGCCTTACGCAAATCTCTGGTGGTATTGCAATTTACCATCTCCATTGCGGTAGTCATCTGCACCCTGCTCATGCAGGATCAGATTCGGTACGTACGCAATCAGGAATTAGGCTTTAACCGTGAACATCTGATGCTTGTACCCATACAGGATACGCTGGTACAAAATCAGATTCCCTACATCAAAAATGAGATGGAGCAATATGAGGGTGTGGTAAGCACTACAGTATCTTACAGCATACCCGGTTTGAGCGTGGGTAATCAGGTATTTCAGGTAGAAATTGATTCTAATCTCACCACTCAGGCCTTCAGAACCTTTTTTGTAGGAGAAGATTATCTTAAAACGATGGATATTCCGTTGTTGGCCGGACGGGATTTTCATGAAGGTTTTGCCGGGGACAGAGATGGAAAATCTTTTATTATTAACGAAGCTGCTGCCAGAGCGCTGGGCTGGTACCAACCCGAACAGCAAGGGGCGAAACTGGAAGATGCTTTGAAAGGCAGGCTGATGTTTTTTCATGGAGAAGAATTGGGCAATGTAGTAGGCGTGGTCAGAGACTTCAATGTAAGCTCATTGCACAATGCCATTGAACCCACGATCATCATCCCTGCCGGACGTGAAGGAGGTGTCTTTTACATGCGGCTCAAAGGTGAGAATTTGCCGGAAACTCTGGAATATATCCAGGAAAAATGGGCCGCTTACGATCCTAATCACCCCTTTGAATTCTCGTTTCTGGACGAACGCTTTGATGAGCTCTACCGGGCTGATGAACGTCAAAGTGAGCTGATTTCTATCCTTTCCGGCATTTGCCTGTTGATTTCGCTTTTGGGTATATTAGGCTTATCCGCTTTTACTGCCGAACAGCGTACCAAAGAAATTGGCGTTCGCAAGGTGATGGGAGCTTCTGTTCCGCATATCGTCTACCTGCTCTTCAAAGATGTGATGATTTTGGTAGTTGTTGCCTCCTTGCTGGCGGCACCCATTGCTTACTATCTGATAGAAAGATGGCTACAGGACTTTGCTTACCGTACTGACCTCAATATTTTGTTGTTTGTACTGGCTGGCCTGGCAGCTTTGCTGGTGGCCTTTATCACCATGAGCTTTCATTCTTTAAAAACTGCACGTTTAAATCCGGTCGTTAGTTTACGTTATGAATAA
- a CDS encoding acetyltransferase, with product MNKETQDNSTYTLEKGELKDFPEIVEVWEASVRATHHFLTEEDILYFKPLILNEYLDAVDLWVALDPQHKIVGFLGESEGNIEMLFIHPDHRGKGAGKLLLHHAIHELHAHKVDVNEQNEQAVGFYKQMGFVIVKRSEKDGLGKPYPILHMQLKPDQ from the coding sequence ATGAATAAAGAGACCCAAGATAATAGCACCTATACCCTTGAAAAAGGAGAACTGAAGGACTTTCCAGAGATTGTAGAAGTTTGGGAAGCCTCCGTAAGAGCCACCCATCATTTTCTGACGGAAGAAGATATACTCTACTTCAAACCTTTAATCCTTAATGAATACCTGGATGCGGTGGATTTGTGGGTGGCTCTAGATCCACAACATAAGATTGTAGGCTTTCTTGGGGAATCTGAAGGCAATATTGAAATGCTGTTTATCCACCCTGATCATAGAGGAAAAGGCGCTGGAAAACTCCTTCTCCACCATGCCATTCATGAGCTGCATGCCCATAAAGTAGATGTGAATGAGCAGAATGAACAAGCAGTAGGCTTTTACAAGCAAATGGGATTTGTGATTGTAAAACGTTCCGAAAAGGATGGTTTAGGCAAACCTTATCCTATTTTACATATGCAGCTAAAGCCCGATCAGTAG
- the lysM gene encoding peptidoglycan-binding protein LysM, with protein MGLINFIKEAGGKLFGQDEKEVVDHGLNANVLSKHINALGFDVESLSISVDDDKVSVYGKVQKQEDAEKIALALGNVKGVSKVDNHLKVEKPAPEAKYHTVQKGDSLSKISKEVYGDPMKYKTIFEANKPMLKDPDLIYPGQVLRIPPLGQ; from the coding sequence ATGGGACTTATTAATTTTATTAAAGAAGCAGGAGGCAAATTATTCGGACAAGATGAGAAAGAAGTAGTTGATCATGGATTAAACGCCAATGTGTTGAGTAAACATATAAATGCATTAGGATTTGACGTAGAGAGCTTAAGTATATCTGTGGATGATGATAAAGTGAGTGTTTACGGCAAAGTACAAAAACAGGAAGATGCTGAAAAGATCGCCCTCGCTTTGGGAAATGTGAAAGGAGTAAGTAAAGTTGATAACCATTTGAAAGTAGAAAAACCAGCTCCTGAGGCAAAATATCATACTGTTCAGAAAGGAGATAGTTTATCCAAAATATCCAAAGAGGTGTATGGAGATCCTATGAAATATAAAACGATTTTTGAAGCAAATAAACCTATGCTTAAAGATCCTGACCTGATATATCCTGGACAGGTGTTGCGGATTCCTCCTTTAGGTCAATAA
- a CDS encoding GlsB/YeaQ/YmgE family stress response membrane protein — MGILAWIIFGLIAGVIAKIIMPGNDPGGFIITILIGIAGAVIGGFIATALGWGEVSGFDFKSFLIAIGGSLLLLWLYRKFKK, encoded by the coding sequence ATGGGAATTTTAGCATGGATTATCTTTGGATTGATTGCCGGAGTAATTGCCAAAATCATTATGCCTGGTAATGATCCGGGTGGCTTTATCATCACCATCCTCATCGGCATAGCCGGAGCTGTCATTGGTGGTTTTATTGCAACAGCACTGGGATGGGGCGAAGTATCAGGATTTGATTTTAAGAGTTTTCTGATTGCTATCGGAGGTTCGCTCTTGCTACTCTGGCTGTATCGTAAGTTTAAGAAATAA
- a CDS encoding HAD family hydrolase, producing MYKPQIIAFDADDTLWVNETIFTDTQEKCKDLLSLYVSPEMMEEKLYETERRNLRHFGYGIKGFMLSMIETAIELSEAKISASEIQEIIHLGKEMLAHPVHLLDHVEETVRTLSEEFDLMIITKGDLFDQESKIARSGMADFFKYIEIVSEKDKSSYRQVMMRNRIDIQKLLMVGNSLKSDILPICELGGMAVHIPFHTTWVLEQIATHHLEHIRYDSLSHIGQLPKYLELSFLK from the coding sequence ATGTACAAGCCTCAAATTATTGCTTTTGATGCGGATGATACGCTCTGGGTAAATGAAACCATTTTTACAGATACCCAGGAAAAATGTAAGGACTTGCTTTCACTCTATGTGTCACCGGAAATGATGGAAGAAAAGCTGTATGAAACCGAAAGACGCAATCTCAGGCATTTTGGTTACGGTATCAAAGGTTTTATGCTTTCAATGATTGAGACTGCTATTGAGCTCTCAGAGGCTAAAATTTCTGCATCAGAGATACAGGAGATAATCCATTTAGGCAAAGAAATGCTCGCCCATCCGGTTCATTTACTAGATCATGTAGAAGAAACTGTACGCACGCTATCTGAAGAATTTGACCTCATGATCATCACTAAAGGAGATTTGTTTGATCAGGAAAGCAAAATTGCCCGTTCGGGTATGGCAGACTTTTTTAAGTACATTGAGATTGTAAGTGAGAAAGACAAATCCAGTTACCGTCAGGTCATGATGCGTAACAGGATTGATATCCAAAAGCTACTTATGGTAGGCAACTCATTAAAATCTGATATTCTTCCCATTTGTGAATTAGGAGGAATGGCAGTGCATATTCCTTTCCATACCACCTGGGTACTGGAACAAATAGCTACCCACCATCTGGAACATATCCGTTATGACAGCTTATCTCATATTGGGCAGTTACCTAAATATCTGGAGTTAAGTTTTTTGAAATAG